From Salvia splendens isolate huo1 chromosome 3, SspV2, whole genome shotgun sequence, a single genomic window includes:
- the LOC121797055 gene encoding uncharacterized protein LOC121797055 has protein sequence MAAAAAAAYRVEEEQVWKCPKHPTKRRRHGVCPICLRDRLITLCPNCGNVRPCPCSAASFSASSSSSSASSSSYAAEPSFTRSRSLAIPFFLRSNPSRLHSASFLSVFRRKGKKAADAKNNGGDANSESNDKIEDFARMISRSRSVGAGSAASGDGSPSSGKGKFWNVKAFRSSSKNHMAADISALNKG, from the coding sequence atggcggcggcggcggcggctgcgTATCGCGTGGAGGAGGAGCAGGTCTGGAAATGTCCCAAGCACCCTACGAAGCGGCGGCGCCACGGCGTCTGCCCCATCTGCCTCCGCGACCGCCTCATCACCCTCTGCCCCAATTGCGGCAACGTCCGCCCCTGCCCCTGCTCCGCCGCCTCCttctccgcctcctcctcctcctcctccgcctcctcctcctcctacgCCGCCGAGCCCTCCTTcacccgctcccgctccctcgCCATCCCCTTCTTCCTCCGCTCCAACCCCAGCCGCCTCCATTCGGCGTCGTTTCTCTCCGTTTTTAGGCGAAAGGGGAAGAAGGCAGCCGATGCCAAAAACAACGGCGGAGACGCCAATTCGGAGAGCAACGATAAAATTGAGGATTTCGCGAGGATGATTTCGCGGTCGAGGTCGGTCGGGGCGGGGTCGGCGGCGAGCGGCGACGGCAGCCCATCGTCGGGAAAGGGGAAATTCTGGAATGTGAAGGCGTTTCGAAGCTCTTCGAAGAATCACATGGCCGCTGATATTTCCGCCTTAAACAAAGGGTGa
- the LOC121793356 gene encoding protein RGF1 INDUCIBLE TRANSCRIPTION FACTOR 1-like isoform X1 produces MAIDNQEAAAREVKPKKLVLKLNGQNEEKNVWPSWLKSLLKENFFVQCEFHADSHKSECNMYCLDCMNGPLCSLCLPSHKDHRVIQIRRSSYHDVIRVSEIQMYLDISSVQTYVINSAKVVFLNERPQPRPGKGVTNTCHVCHRSLLDSFKFCSLGCKIVGTSLRKNKQWPGKRISAAAAVSESDESSSSHGQSFTPSTPPPSAANYRNAKRRKGIPHRAPMGGVTIEI; encoded by the exons ATGGCGATAGATAATCAAGAAGCTGCTGCTCGTGAAGTCAAGCCGAAGAAGCTGGTACTAAAACTGAAT gGGCAAAATGAGGAGAAAAATGTGTGGCCGTCATGGCTGAAGTCGCTGCTGAAGGAGAATTTCTTCGTCCAATGTGAATTCCACGCGGATTCTCACAAGAGCGAATGCAATATGTATTGCTTGGATTGTATGAATGGCCCTCTCTGTTCTCTCTGTTTGCCTTCTCACAAGGATCATCGCGTTATTCAG ATTAGGAGATCATCGTATCATGATGTGATCAGAGTGTCGGAGATACAAATGTATTTGGACATCAGCTCGGTTCAGACATACGTAATCAACAGCGCCAAGGTTGTTTTCTTGAACGAGAGGCCTCAGCCGCGGCCGGGAAAAGGCGTCACCAACACCTGCCACGTCTGCCACCGCAGCCTCCTCGACTCCTTCAAATTCTGCTCTCTTGGCTGCAAG ATTGTTGGGACTTCGTTGAGGAAGAACAAGCAGTGGCCGGGGAAGAGGATTAGCGCCGCGGCGGCGGTGTCGGAATCTGATGAGTCGAGCAGCAGCCACGGCCAGAGCTTTACGCCGTCAACGCCGCCGCCATCCGCCGCCAATTACCGGAATGCGAAGCGGAGGAAGGGAATTCCCCATAGAGCCCCTATGGGTGGAGTCACTATAGAGATATAG
- the LOC121793356 gene encoding protein RGF1 INDUCIBLE TRANSCRIPTION FACTOR 1-like isoform X2: MAIDNQEAAAREVKPKKLGQNEEKNVWPSWLKSLLKENFFVQCEFHADSHKSECNMYCLDCMNGPLCSLCLPSHKDHRVIQIRRSSYHDVIRVSEIQMYLDISSVQTYVINSAKVVFLNERPQPRPGKGVTNTCHVCHRSLLDSFKFCSLGCKIVGTSLRKNKQWPGKRISAAAAVSESDESSSSHGQSFTPSTPPPSAANYRNAKRRKGIPHRAPMGGVTIEI; this comes from the exons ATGGCGATAGATAATCAAGAAGCTGCTGCTCGTGAAGTCAAGCCGAAGAAGCTG gGGCAAAATGAGGAGAAAAATGTGTGGCCGTCATGGCTGAAGTCGCTGCTGAAGGAGAATTTCTTCGTCCAATGTGAATTCCACGCGGATTCTCACAAGAGCGAATGCAATATGTATTGCTTGGATTGTATGAATGGCCCTCTCTGTTCTCTCTGTTTGCCTTCTCACAAGGATCATCGCGTTATTCAG ATTAGGAGATCATCGTATCATGATGTGATCAGAGTGTCGGAGATACAAATGTATTTGGACATCAGCTCGGTTCAGACATACGTAATCAACAGCGCCAAGGTTGTTTTCTTGAACGAGAGGCCTCAGCCGCGGCCGGGAAAAGGCGTCACCAACACCTGCCACGTCTGCCACCGCAGCCTCCTCGACTCCTTCAAATTCTGCTCTCTTGGCTGCAAG ATTGTTGGGACTTCGTTGAGGAAGAACAAGCAGTGGCCGGGGAAGAGGATTAGCGCCGCGGCGGCGGTGTCGGAATCTGATGAGTCGAGCAGCAGCCACGGCCAGAGCTTTACGCCGTCAACGCCGCCGCCATCCGCCGCCAATTACCGGAATGCGAAGCGGAGGAAGGGAATTCCCCATAGAGCCCCTATGGGTGGAGTCACTATAGAGATATAG
- the LOC121793357 gene encoding 29 kDa ribonucleoprotein B, chloroplastic-like, translated as MALGAKEAAMASSIFSSFPPTSLHLHSSNKSLSSIKFAVANSPPSLKFSYRYTSKRPSFQLQSAPESLANVAEETTVEEEGKIEKSGNANIRRKLFVLNLPWSFSVVDIKTLFSECGDVSDVEIIKQKDGKNRGFAFVTMASGDGAQAAIEKFDSYEVVGRIIRVQFAKRFKKPVRPAPVIVPPPGETRHRIYVSNLAWKVRSNNLRELFSSNFNPVSARVIFDNPSGRSAGYGFVSFATKEEAESAINELDGKELLGRPIRLKFSERGSTASESKEESNSVAAESEAESSAEQPEES; from the exons ATGGCTTTGGGAGCAAAGGAGGCTGCAATGGCATCTTCCATCTTCTCATCTTTCCCTCCAACTTCACTCCATCTCCATTCATCCAACAAATCTTTATCTTCAATCAAATTCGCCGTCGCCAATTCTCCGCCCTCGCTCAAATTCAGTTATCGCTACACATCGAAAAGGCCTTCTTTTCAGTTGCAATCAGCTCCAGAAAGCCTTGCAAATGTAGCGGAAGAAACAACAGtagaagaagaaggaaaaattgaaaaatccgGAAATGCCAACATCAGAAGAAAGCTGTTTGTGCTGAACCTACCGTGGTCCTTCTCCGTCGTTGATATCAAGACACTGTTTAGTGAATGCGGCGATGTTTCGGACGTTGAG ATTATAAAGCAGAAAGATGGGAAGAACAGAGGATTTGCGTTTGTTACGATGGCTTCAGGTGACGGTGCTCAGGCTGCTATCGAAAAGTTTGACTCTTAT GAAGTGGTTGGCCGAATTATCAGAGTACAATTTGCTAAGAGATTCAAGAAACCTGTTCGTCCGGCTCCTGTAATAGTCCCTCCTCCTGGAGAGACCCGCCACAGGATTTATGTATCCAATCTTGCGTGGAAAGTTAGATCAAATAATCTCCGAGAGCTATTCTCATCCAACTTCAATCCTGTTTCAGCAAGGGTCATATTTGATAATCCTTCAGGAAGATCAGCTGGATATGGTTTTGTATCTTTTGCCACCAAAGAGGAAGCAGAATCTGCAATTAATGAATTAGATGGGAAG GAATTATTGGGGAGACCAATTCGTTTAAAATTTAGTGAAAGAGGCTCTACTGCTTCCGAAAGTAAAGAAGAATCAAACTCCGTTGCTGCTGAGAGTGAGGCGGAATCAAGCGCAGAACAGCCTGAAGAGTCTTGA